In bacterium HR11, a single window of DNA contains:
- the fusA_1 gene encoding Elongation factor G produces the protein MPRTIPLERFRNIGIMAHIDAGKTTTTERILYYTGITHRIGEVDEGTATMDWMPQEKERGITITAAATTCFWRDHRINIIDTPGHVDFTIEVERSLRVLDGAIIVISAVEGVQPQTETVWRQADKYRVPRIVFVNKMDRIGADFERTVQMMVDRLRVVPVPVQYPLGAEDRFQGVIDLIEQKAYVYRDETLGAEYDVVDIPSEYQARVQHWRDLLFEKLAELDDHIMERYVAGVWPTPDEIRRSLRNLTLQLKVVPVLCGSAFKNKGVQPLLDAVVYYLPSPLDLPPVKGWHPETRQEVYRKPDDGEPFCGLVFKLMTDPYIGHLAYIRIYSGQLRNGDTLLNATRGKMERIGRLVRMHANKREEISEAYAGDICAAVGLKTVATGDTLCDPRHPILLEAIEFPEPVLVAAVEPKTREDQEKLGPALQKLLVEDPSLQLRVNPETGQTLLAGMGELHLEIIVDRLYREFGVQVHLGRPMVAYKETITRAAEAEGKYIKQTGGRGQYGHCFLRVEPLPPGGGFVFVDEIRGGVIPKEFIPAVRAGVEEAMQEGPLAGYPLVDLKVVLFDGSYHEVDSSEIAFKIAGSMALKEAVRRAAPVLLEPIMKLEVITPEDFLGEVIADLNARRGKILTVEAPRPGVRVVNAMVPLAETFGYATDLRSKTQGRAIFTLQFDHYEPVPAQVADKLIQAR, from the coding sequence ATGCCGAGGACGATTCCCTTAGAACGTTTCCGGAACATCGGGATCATGGCCCACATCGACGCCGGTAAGACGACGACGACGGAGCGGATCCTCTATTATACGGGGATCACTCACCGGATCGGTGAAGTCGATGAGGGCACGGCCACGATGGACTGGATGCCCCAGGAGAAGGAACGGGGCATCACCATCACGGCCGCCGCGACGACTTGTTTCTGGCGGGACCATCGCATCAACATCATCGACACGCCGGGTCACGTCGACTTCACCATCGAGGTCGAGCGGTCTCTGCGGGTCTTGGACGGGGCCATCATCGTCATCAGTGCCGTCGAGGGCGTCCAGCCCCAGACGGAGACCGTCTGGCGGCAGGCCGACAAGTACCGCGTGCCTCGGATCGTCTTCGTCAACAAGATGGACCGTATCGGGGCCGACTTCGAGCGGACCGTCCAGATGATGGTCGACCGCCTCCGGGTCGTTCCGGTGCCGGTCCAGTACCCCTTGGGGGCCGAGGACCGCTTCCAGGGCGTCATCGACCTCATCGAGCAGAAGGCTTACGTCTATCGGGACGAAACTCTGGGGGCCGAGTACGACGTCGTGGACATTCCCTCGGAGTACCAAGCCCGGGTCCAGCATTGGCGAGACCTCCTCTTTGAGAAGTTGGCCGAACTGGACGATCACATCATGGAAAGGTACGTGGCCGGTGTGTGGCCGACACCCGACGAAATCCGGCGGAGCCTCCGAAACCTGACCCTGCAATTGAAGGTCGTGCCCGTCCTTTGCGGGTCCGCCTTTAAAAACAAGGGCGTCCAACCCCTCTTGGATGCCGTCGTCTACTACCTGCCCTCCCCTTTAGACCTGCCGCCCGTCAAGGGCTGGCACCCCGAGACTCGCCAAGAGGTTTACCGCAAGCCCGACGATGGGGAGCCCTTCTGTGGCTTGGTCTTTAAGCTTATGACGGACCCCTACATCGGCCACCTGGCTTACATTCGCATTTACTCGGGTCAACTCCGAAACGGGGATACCCTCCTAAATGCGACTCGGGGGAAGATGGAGCGGATCGGGCGCCTCGTCCGGATGCACGCCAACAAGCGGGAGGAGATCAGCGAGGCTTACGCCGGTGATATCTGCGCCGCCGTCGGCCTCAAGACGGTGGCGACGGGGGACACCCTCTGCGACCCTCGGCACCCGATCCTCCTGGAAGCCATCGAGTTCCCCGAACCCGTCCTCGTCGCCGCCGTCGAGCCGAAAACCCGGGAGGACCAGGAAAAGCTGGGGCCGGCCCTCCAGAAGCTCCTGGTCGAGGACCCCAGCCTTCAGCTTCGGGTCAACCCCGAGACGGGCCAGACGCTCCTGGCCGGGATGGGCGAGCTCCACCTGGAAATCATCGTCGACCGGCTGTACCGGGAGTTCGGCGTCCAGGTCCATCTCGGCCGGCCGATGGTCGCTTACAAGGAAACGATCACACGGGCCGCCGAGGCCGAAGGCAAGTACATCAAGCAGACCGGCGGCCGAGGCCAGTACGGCCACTGCTTCCTCCGGGTCGAGCCCCTGCCCCCGGGGGGCGGCTTCGTCTTCGTCGATGAGATCCGGGGCGGCGTCATCCCCAAGGAGTTCATCCCGGCCGTCCGGGCCGGCGTCGAAGAAGCCATGCAGGAGGGCCCCCTGGCGGGGTACCCCCTGGTCGATCTCAAGGTCGTTCTATTCGACGGGTCTTACCACGAGGTGGACTCCAGCGAGATCGCCTTTAAGATCGCCGGTTCGATGGCCCTCAAGGAGGCCGTCCGACGGGCGGCCCCGGTCCTGCTGGAACCCATCATGAAGCTGGAGGTCATCACGCCCGAGGACTTTCTGGGTGAGGTCATCGCCGACCTCAATGCCCGGCGGGGAAAGATTTTGACCGTCGAAGCGCCCCGACCCGGCGTGCGGGTCGTGAACGCCATGGTCCCCCTGGCGGAGACCTTTGGCTACGCCACGGACCTTCGGTCTAAGACGCAGGGTCGGGCGATCTTCACGCTCCAGTTCGACCACTACGAACCCGTGCCGGCGCAGGTCGCCGACAAACTCATCCAAGCCCGGTAA
- the rpsL gene encoding 30S ribosomal protein S12: MPTINQLVRMGRERVRRKSKSPALQGNPFKAGVCTRVFVTTPKKPNSALRKVARVKLTNGMEVTAYIPGIGHNLQEHSKVLVRGGRVKDLPGVRYHIVRGTLDAAGVEARRRSRSKYGTKRPKK; this comes from the coding sequence ATGCCGACGATCAACCAGTTAGTTCGGATGGGCCGAGAGAGGGTCCGGCGCAAGTCCAAAAGTCCGGCCTTGCAGGGCAATCCCTTTAAGGCGGGTGTGTGCACACGTGTGTTCGTGACGACGCCCAAGAAGCCGAATTCGGCTCTACGGAAGGTCGCCCGTGTCAAGCTGACGAACGGGATGGAAGTGACGGCCTACATCCCGGGCATCGGCCATAACTTGCAGGAACACTCGAAGGTTTTGGTCCGGGGTGGGCGTGTGAAGGACCTACCAGGTGTCCGCTATCATATCGTCCGCGGCACCCTGGACGCCGCCGGCGTAGAAGCGCGTCGTCGGTCCCGCTCCAAGTATGGGACCAAGCGCCCGAAGAAGTAG
- the rpsG gene encoding 30S ribosomal protein S7 yields the protein MPRKGPVERREVLPDPVYHSTLVMKFINHIMRKGKKSKAERIFYEAMELIRQRTKEEPLKVFLQAIENCRPRMEVRSRRIGGATYQIPIEVPEYRSVSLSMRWILEAARQRNEKSMQERLAAELLEAAQGRGAAIRKRDEVHRMAEANRAFAHFRW from the coding sequence ATGCCTCGTAAGGGTCCGGTCGAACGAAGGGAAGTTTTACCCGACCCGGTCTATCACAGCACGTTGGTCATGAAGTTCATCAACCACATCATGCGGAAGGGGAAGAAGTCGAAGGCCGAGCGGATTTTTTACGAAGCTATGGAGCTGATCCGTCAGCGGACGAAGGAGGAGCCCCTAAAGGTTTTCTTGCAGGCCATCGAGAACTGTCGGCCTCGGATGGAGGTCCGTTCTCGCCGGATCGGGGGCGCGACGTACCAGATCCCCATCGAGGTTCCCGAGTATCGATCTGTCTCGCTGAGCATGCGCTGGATCCTGGAGGCGGCCCGACAGCGGAACGAGAAGTCGATGCAGGAACGCTTGGCGGCAGAGCTCCTGGAGGCGGCCCAGGGCCGGGGGGCGGCGATCCGTAAGCGGGATGAGGTCCATCGGATGGCGGAGGCCAACCGGGCCTTTGCCCACTTTCGGTGGTGA
- the rpsJ gene encoding 30S ribosomal protein S10 gives MKEPRIRIKLKSFDHRLIDQSAREIVLTARRTGARVAGPVPLPTEINRWTVLRSPHTDKKSREQFEIRTHKRLIDIIAPTPQTIDALMRLELPAGVDVEIKAPGIEL, from the coding sequence ATGAAAGAGCCTCGGATCCGTATCAAGCTGAAGTCCTTTGACCACCGGCTGATCGACCAGTCGGCCCGGGAGATCGTCCTGACGGCTCGGCGGACGGGCGCCCGGGTGGCGGGCCCCGTGCCCCTGCCGACGGAGATCAACCGGTGGACGGTCTTGCGGTCGCCTCATACGGACAAGAAGTCGCGGGAGCAGTTCGAGATCCGGACCCACAAGCGCCTGATCGACATCATCGCCCCGACGCCCCAGACGATCGATGCCCTGATGCGCCTGGAGCTCCCGGCCGGCGTGGACGTGGAGATCAAGGCGCCGGGCATCGAACTCTAA
- the lysJ gene encoding [LysW]-aminoadipate semialdehyde transaminase — MAEVSVTPIEATDIETRHGIGVFALRGITLVRGEGAVVWDDRGRSYIDCTSAHGVAVLGHCHPAVVAAIREQAGRLMNCTGIFANDQRAALMQELAALLPAGMDRFFFCNSGAEAVEAALKIARVVTSRRGVVAARGGFHGRTMGALSATWEPHYRKPFEPLVRGFRHVRYNDPAALDRALTDDVGAVLLEVVQGEGGVRLGDPTYLQTAQALCRERGALFILDEVQTGFGRTGRMFALEHYGLEPDIVCLGKGIAGGFPMGAVALGPRVQNLAVGQHGSTFGGNPLACAAARAALRTLQGENLPQQAAEKGAYLLERLRDLQKRKRLVREVRGLGLMVGVELRVKVAPFLQALQERGVLAINAGPTVLRLLPPLVIGYDQLDRVVAALDEVLN, encoded by the coding sequence ATGGCAGAAGTGAGCGTGACGCCGATAGAAGCCACCGACATCGAGACCCGCCACGGTATCGGGGTCTTTGCCCTTCGGGGCATCACGTTGGTCCGGGGGGAGGGGGCCGTCGTGTGGGACGACCGGGGCCGGTCCTACATCGACTGCACGTCGGCCCACGGCGTGGCCGTCCTGGGCCACTGCCATCCGGCCGTCGTGGCGGCCATTCGTGAACAGGCGGGGCGCCTCATGAACTGCACGGGCATCTTTGCCAACGACCAGCGGGCGGCCCTGATGCAAGAACTGGCGGCCCTCTTACCGGCAGGGATGGACCGCTTCTTCTTCTGTAATTCGGGCGCCGAGGCCGTCGAGGCGGCTTTGAAGATCGCCCGAGTCGTGACAAGCCGTCGGGGCGTCGTCGCCGCCCGGGGCGGCTTCCACGGCCGCACGATGGGGGCCCTGAGCGCGACCTGGGAACCCCACTATCGGAAGCCCTTCGAACCCCTCGTCCGGGGCTTCCGCCACGTTCGATACAACGACCCGGCCGCCCTGGACCGGGCCCTGACCGACGACGTGGGCGCCGTCCTTCTCGAAGTCGTCCAAGGCGAGGGCGGCGTACGGCTGGGCGACCCGACATACCTTCAGACGGCCCAGGCCCTGTGTCGGGAGCGGGGCGCCCTGTTCATCCTGGACGAAGTCCAAACGGGATTCGGCCGGACGGGCCGCATGTTCGCCTTGGAGCACTACGGCCTGGAGCCGGACATCGTGTGCCTGGGCAAGGGCATCGCCGGGGGATTCCCGATGGGCGCCGTCGCCCTGGGCCCCCGGGTCCAGAACCTGGCCGTCGGCCAGCACGGCTCGACCTTTGGGGGCAATCCCCTGGCTTGTGCGGCGGCCCGGGCCGCACTCCGGACCCTTCAAGGGGAGAACCTGCCTCAGCAGGCGGCCGAAAAGGGGGCCTATTTATTGGAACGGCTTCGAGACCTGCAGAAGCGCAAACGGCTGGTTCGCGAGGTCCGGGGTCTCGGCCTGATGGTCGGGGTCGAGCTACGGGTCAAGGTAGCGCCCTTCCTACAGGCCTTGCAGGAACGGGGCGTCCTGGCGATCAACGCCGGGCCGACGGTCCTGCGGCTCCTGCCGCCGCTGGTCATCGGCTACGACCAGCTCGACCGAGTCGTCGCCGCCCTGGACGAAGTCCTGAATTAA
- the pheA gene encoding P-protein, which produces MVRVAFQGERGAFGEEAVVGYFGEAVEPVPCDTFAQVFQLVARGQVDYGMVPVENSIAGGINEVYDLLRQYDLFVRGERVVAVELCLMALPGQALTDIRRVYSHPKALEQCEGFLRGLGVEVIAQYDTAGSARMIREQGLAGVAAVASRRAADLYGLTVLAEGIQDVPENYTRFIVLGRDPAPRPSGPSKTMLVMAVAHVPGSLYRALGCLARRHINLLKLESRPARNRPWEYVFYVDFEGHRDDPPVAEALAELAQHTQWMKVLGSFPREAS; this is translated from the coding sequence ATGGTACGGGTGGCCTTTCAGGGCGAGCGGGGCGCTTTTGGGGAAGAGGCCGTCGTCGGGTACTTCGGCGAGGCCGTCGAGCCGGTTCCCTGCGATACGTTCGCCCAGGTCTTCCAGCTCGTCGCCCGCGGGCAGGTCGATTACGGGATGGTCCCCGTCGAGAACTCCATCGCCGGGGGGATCAACGAGGTCTACGACCTGCTTCGGCAGTATGACCTGTTCGTGCGGGGCGAGCGGGTCGTGGCCGTCGAGCTGTGTCTGATGGCCCTGCCGGGTCAAGCCCTGACCGACATCCGACGGGTCTACTCTCACCCGAAAGCCCTCGAGCAGTGCGAGGGCTTCCTGCGGGGTCTGGGCGTGGAAGTCATCGCCCAGTACGACACGGCCGGGAGCGCCCGCATGATTCGGGAACAGGGCCTGGCGGGGGTCGCCGCCGTGGCCAGCCGTCGAGCGGCCGACCTGTACGGTCTGACCGTCCTGGCCGAGGGGATCCAGGACGTGCCGGAGAACTACACGCGCTTTATCGTCCTCGGGCGGGACCCGGCGCCTCGGCCGTCGGGACCCTCCAAGACGATGCTCGTGATGGCCGTCGCTCACGTCCCGGGCTCTCTATACCGGGCCCTTGGGTGCCTGGCCCGACGGCACATCAACCTCTTGAAGCTGGAGTCCCGGCCGGCCCGGAACCGGCCCTGGGAGTACGTATTTTACGTCGACTTCGAGGGCCATCGGGACGACCCACCGGTCGCCGAGGCCCTGGCCGAGCTCGCCCAACACACGCAGTGGATGAAAGTCCTGGGCTCGTTCCCCCGAGAAGCCTCTTAG
- the lysK gene encoding [LysW]-lysine hydrolase, producing the protein MTNSEALQLLEAMLRIPSPSGQEAELADFLVHRMDDWGFRAFIDEVGNAVGEVGEGPRTIVLLGHMDTVPGEIPVRCEGNRLYGRGAVDAKGPLAAFIAAAARLARRGGLSCRLVVVGCVEEEAPSSRGAFFVRDRYRPDFCVVGEPSGWDGLTIGYKGSLQAVVRLEGPAGHSAHDRETAAGRACAAWVRIRAGAEAFNVGRSRAFDCLWPALTGLRSGGDGLTEWAELDVHLRLPPDLPPAAAEAWLQEQVGEGRIAVQGAVPAWVGSRTTPLHRAFARAIRRAGGTPRYLLKTGTSDLNVVAPVWRCPALAYGPGDAAFDHTPEEHIVVEEFWRSLRVLEEALREVGDKQAQEGNQALGQ; encoded by the coding sequence ATGACGAATTCCGAAGCCCTGCAACTCTTGGAGGCGATGCTTCGAATCCCCAGTCCCTCGGGGCAGGAAGCCGAACTGGCCGACTTCCTCGTCCACCGGATGGATGATTGGGGATTCCGGGCTTTTATCGACGAAGTCGGCAACGCCGTCGGGGAAGTCGGAGAGGGCCCGAGGACCATCGTCTTGCTGGGCCACATGGATACGGTCCCCGGCGAGATCCCCGTCCGCTGTGAGGGAAACCGCCTGTACGGACGGGGGGCCGTCGACGCCAAGGGTCCCCTGGCGGCCTTCATCGCCGCGGCGGCCCGCTTGGCTCGCCGGGGCGGCCTCTCCTGCCGGTTGGTCGTCGTCGGCTGTGTCGAGGAGGAAGCCCCGTCTTCCCGAGGGGCTTTCTTCGTGCGGGACCGGTACCGGCCCGACTTCTGCGTCGTCGGGGAGCCCAGCGGCTGGGACGGCCTCACGATCGGCTACAAAGGCTCTCTTCAAGCGGTCGTCCGCCTCGAAGGCCCGGCGGGTCACAGTGCGCATGACCGAGAGACAGCGGCCGGGCGGGCGTGCGCGGCCTGGGTCCGTATCCGGGCCGGGGCCGAGGCCTTCAACGTCGGTCGGTCCCGGGCCTTTGACTGTCTCTGGCCGGCCCTGACAGGTCTTCGAAGCGGCGGGGACGGCCTTACGGAGTGGGCCGAGCTGGACGTGCACCTGCGGCTCCCGCCGGACCTGCCGCCGGCGGCGGCCGAGGCGTGGCTTCAAGAACAAGTCGGGGAGGGCCGTATCGCCGTTCAGGGGGCCGTCCCGGCGTGGGTCGGGTCTCGCACGACGCCGCTTCATCGGGCCTTCGCCCGAGCCATCCGCCGGGCTGGCGGGACGCCCCGATATCTCCTGAAGACCGGGACGTCGGACCTGAACGTCGTCGCCCCGGTGTGGCGGTGTCCGGCCCTCGCCTATGGTCCCGGCGACGCCGCTTTCGACCACACGCCGGAGGAACACATCGTCGTCGAAGAGTTCTGGCGGAGCCTGCGGGTCTTAGAAGAGGCCCTGCGAGAGGTCGGCGATAAGCAGGCGCAGGAAGGCAATCAGGCATTAGGGCAATAG
- the pyk gene encoding Pyruvate kinase encodes MAYRFASIEAVSTRMTQIVVTAGPACTGRWDEVLAEGVRVVRINAAHGTPDTHAEVVRAVREAARRLGTSVAILLDLAGPKIRVGPLDREPLYLQSGAEVVLVPGSTCHPGEVPVLYDALPAEVRPGHRILMADGMITTVVEAVRGRHVVTRVIHGGFLFSRKGVNLPDVPTGLPALTDKDRADLAWGVEAGVDLVSLSFVREAEDLRAVRRLLHSLGADLPVIAKLEKPQALQNLEAILAEADAIMVARGDLGVELPLEEIGIHQKEIIRQARRRAVPVITATQVLTSMIEQPAPTRAEVTDITNAILDGTDAIMLSDETARGKHPVEAVRTLRRVIERVEAFERTVRPLAPYRRDDVLPSHQHAVCYAVYELAHRLDVRAILVPTWSGSTVRIIASYRPRQPILAFTPNERTRRLLSLVRGVQTFTVHAHDDLATLVEEMKARARTEAGLPAGTPVVITGGVPLAVPGQTNWFQYVTL; translated from the coding sequence ATGGCGTACCGTTTTGCCTCCATCGAGGCCGTCTCGACCCGCATGACCCAGATCGTCGTGACGGCCGGACCGGCCTGCACGGGCCGATGGGACGAGGTCCTGGCCGAGGGCGTTCGGGTCGTGCGCATCAATGCCGCCCACGGGACGCCCGACACGCATGCCGAGGTCGTCCGGGCCGTGCGCGAGGCGGCCCGGCGGCTGGGGACCTCGGTGGCGATCCTGCTGGACCTGGCGGGGCCCAAAATCCGGGTCGGTCCCCTGGACCGGGAGCCCCTCTACCTGCAGAGTGGGGCGGAAGTCGTCCTCGTACCGGGTTCGACCTGCCATCCTGGAGAAGTCCCGGTCCTATATGACGCCCTCCCGGCGGAGGTCCGGCCCGGCCATCGGATCCTGATGGCCGACGGGATGATCACGACGGTCGTCGAGGCCGTCCGGGGTCGGCACGTCGTCACTCGCGTGATTCACGGCGGCTTCCTGTTCAGCCGCAAGGGCGTCAACCTGCCGGACGTCCCGACGGGCCTGCCGGCCCTGACGGACAAGGACCGAGCGGACCTGGCCTGGGGCGTCGAGGCCGGCGTCGACCTGGTATCTCTTTCGTTTGTCCGGGAGGCGGAGGACCTCCGGGCCGTCCGCCGTCTTCTGCATTCGCTCGGTGCCGACCTCCCGGTCATCGCCAAGTTAGAGAAACCTCAGGCGCTTCAAAATCTGGAGGCCATCCTGGCGGAGGCGGACGCTATCATGGTCGCCCGCGGGGACCTGGGCGTCGAACTCCCCTTGGAGGAAATCGGGATTCATCAAAAGGAAATCATTCGTCAGGCCCGTCGCCGGGCCGTGCCCGTCATCACGGCGACCCAGGTCCTGACGTCGATGATCGAACAACCGGCTCCCACGCGGGCCGAGGTGACCGACATCACGAACGCCATCCTGGACGGGACGGACGCCATCATGCTGTCGGACGAGACGGCCCGGGGGAAGCATCCCGTCGAGGCCGTGCGGACGCTCCGACGGGTCATCGAGCGGGTCGAGGCTTTCGAACGGACCGTGCGGCCCCTGGCGCCCTACCGGCGGGACGACGTCCTCCCGTCCCATCAACACGCCGTATGCTACGCCGTGTACGAGCTGGCCCATCGGCTGGACGTCCGGGCCATCCTCGTCCCGACCTGGTCCGGCTCGACGGTCCGGATCATCGCCAGCTACCGGCCCCGCCAGCCGATCCTGGCCTTCACGCCGAATGAACGGACCCGGCGGCTCCTGAGCCTCGTCCGGGGCGTCCAGACGTTCACGGTCCACGCCCACGACGACCTCGCTACCCTCGTCGAGGAGATGAAGGCCAGGGCCCGGACCGAGGCGGGTCTGCCGGCCGGGACGCCCGTCGTCATCACGGGGGGCGTGCCCCTGGCCGTCCCGGGCCAGACGAACTGGTTCCAATACGTGACCCTGTAA
- the rplC gene encoding 50S ribosomal protein L3 — protein sequence MPGYTVAGLIGRKIGMMQWFDEDGRALPLTVLRVGPCVVTRVRTPERDGYRAVQLGLLEPVKARHLNRPLLGYLKKHGLPFVRKLVEFPLLGEVRLGQQITVADVFQTGEKVDVVGWTKGRGFQGGVHRHGFGGGPASHGSKVHRRPGSIGTNTDPGRVLKGKRMAGRMAVRRLKVRNLRVALIVPEEHVLGVVGSVPGAPNGYVYVLKAKSTLAGQMEEYAAVQQRAGG from the coding sequence ATGCCTGGATATACGGTCGCTGGCCTCATCGGTCGGAAAATCGGCATGATGCAGTGGTTTGACGAGGACGGTCGGGCCCTGCCCCTGACGGTCTTGCGGGTCGGGCCCTGCGTCGTGACCCGGGTCCGGACGCCGGAGCGGGACGGCTACCGGGCCGTCCAGCTCGGCCTGCTGGAGCCGGTGAAGGCCCGTCACCTGAACCGGCCCCTCCTGGGCTATTTGAAAAAGCACGGCTTGCCCTTTGTCCGGAAGCTGGTCGAGTTCCCCCTCCTGGGGGAGGTCCGATTGGGCCAGCAGATCACGGTCGCCGACGTGTTCCAGACGGGCGAGAAGGTCGACGTCGTCGGCTGGACGAAGGGCCGGGGCTTTCAGGGCGGAGTCCACCGCCACGGCTTCGGCGGAGGGCCGGCCTCCCACGGGTCCAAGGTCCACCGGCGGCCCGGCTCGATCGGGACGAATACCGACCCCGGCCGGGTCCTGAAGGGCAAGCGGATGGCGGGTCGGATGGCCGTCCGTCGGCTGAAGGTCCGGAACCTGCGGGTCGCCCTGATCGTGCCCGAGGAGCACGTCCTCGGGGTCGTCGGAAGCGTCCCCGGGGCCCCCAACGGCTACGTATACGTCCTGAAGGCCAAGTCGACCCTGGCCGGCCAGATGGAAGAGTATGCCGCCGTGCAACAGCGAGCCGGAGGCTGA